The following coding sequences lie in one Alloacidobacterium dinghuense genomic window:
- a CDS encoding FtsX-like permease family protein, translating to MSYSVGQRRQEMAVRVALGVQRSRVIGLVVRQDMSVAALGLAAGLLGAFGLTRFVSSFLYDVKPTDIQTGSYAGRGSQLESIYEIGSNLTIKA from the coding sequence ATGAGCTACTCAGTAGGACAGAGGAGGCAGGAAATGGCGGTACGTGTCGCTTTAGGAGTCCAACGGAGTCGCGTAATAGGGCTGGTCGTCAGACAGGATATGTCAGTTGCTGCTTTGGGATTGGCTGCTGGACTCTTAGGCGCATTCGGCCTGACTAGGTTCGTTTCAAGCTTTCTCTATGATGTGAAGCCCACTGACATCCAAACCGGTAGTTACGCGGGACGAGGAAGCCAGCTGGAGTCGATTTATGAGATAGGTTCTAATCTGACGATCAAGGCATGA
- a CDS encoding GlxA family transcriptional regulator, which produces MAKPTPNPGPRGGEIGILVYPNSQAAAVHGLTDLFCVANSVHHAQGGTSVGEIVVSHWKLSEVSGRIVRTYTTCSGRSQKLAAIILPPSIGVPETSNPSRERLCRWLKARHAQGTALCSVCAGAFLLAETGLLNERTATTHWSHAQELERRFPKIKIEIEKLLIDHGGVFTAGGVMAWIDLGLRWIQKLMSPTVMLAAARFFVVDPPRTDQRLYTAFSPNLLHGDAQILQLQHWIHSKYSEELTVAALARLAAIGERTFLRRFYRATGLKPSEYFQQVRVTKAQEALEFSLHTVEEITSMVGYHDISAFRQVFKKVVGLTPAEYRVRFGLGGKHRG; this is translated from the coding sequence GTGGCAAAACCGACACCAAACCCAGGCCCGCGCGGCGGCGAGATTGGAATATTGGTCTATCCGAACTCACAGGCCGCCGCAGTTCACGGATTGACAGACCTGTTCTGCGTGGCGAACTCCGTCCACCATGCACAAGGAGGAACGTCTGTAGGAGAAATTGTCGTGAGCCACTGGAAACTGAGTGAAGTTTCGGGCCGCATTGTGCGTACCTACACGACGTGTTCGGGACGCAGCCAGAAGCTTGCTGCCATCATTCTTCCGCCGAGCATTGGGGTTCCCGAAACCAGCAACCCGTCTCGAGAACGCCTTTGCCGCTGGCTGAAAGCAAGACATGCACAAGGAACAGCACTCTGCTCGGTTTGCGCGGGCGCTTTTCTTCTGGCGGAAACCGGTTTGCTAAATGAGAGAACTGCCACGACTCACTGGTCTCACGCACAGGAATTGGAACGCCGGTTCCCAAAAATCAAGATAGAGATAGAGAAACTGCTCATTGACCATGGGGGCGTTTTCACTGCGGGTGGCGTGATGGCCTGGATCGATCTCGGCTTACGATGGATCCAGAAACTGATGAGCCCAACTGTGATGTTGGCGGCGGCGCGATTCTTCGTGGTCGACCCGCCACGAACTGATCAGCGTCTATATACCGCCTTCTCTCCCAACCTCTTGCACGGTGACGCTCAAATTTTGCAACTCCAGCATTGGATCCACAGCAAGTACTCCGAGGAACTAACTGTTGCGGCTTTGGCGAGGTTGGCCGCAATCGGTGAGCGTACGTTCTTGCGCAGGTTTTATCGGGCGACGGGCCTGAAGCCAAGCGAGTACTTTCAACAGGTTCGCGTTACCAAGGCCCAGGAGGCACTCGAATTTTCACTTCACACCGTTGAAGAAATCACCTCCATGGTCGGATACCACGACATCAGCGCATTCCGGCAGGTGTTCAAGAAAGTGGTAGGACTCACTCCGGCAGAATATCGAGTTCGCTTTGGGCTTGGAGGTAAGCATCGCGGATAG
- a CDS encoding alpha/beta fold hydrolase, whose translation MDMITVKDGTQIFFKDWGRGQPIVFSHGWPLSGDDWDAQMMFFLNHGYRVIAHDRRGHGRSTQVAEGHDMDHYADDLAALTAHLDLKDAIHVGHSTGGGEVAHYLGRHGESRVAKAVLISAVPPLMVKTAANPGGLPKEVFDGFQAQLAANRSQFYRDVASGPFYGYNRPGAKPSEAVIENWWRQGMMGGAKAHYDGIVAFSQTDFTDDLKRITVPVLVMHGEDDQIVPFADAGPLSAKLLKNAETKFYPGFPHGMPTTNAEQINADLLAFIKK comes from the coding sequence ATGGACATGATTACTGTGAAAGATGGTACACAAATTTTTTTCAAAGACTGGGGCAGGGGGCAGCCGATCGTGTTCAGCCACGGCTGGCCACTCTCGGGCGATGACTGGGACGCGCAGATGATGTTCTTCCTCAACCACGGCTATCGCGTCATTGCCCATGATCGCCGGGGCCATGGACGGTCGACGCAGGTGGCCGAGGGGCATGACATGGATCATTATGCGGACGATCTTGCGGCATTGACGGCACATCTCGACCTGAAGGATGCCATTCATGTTGGTCATTCAACCGGTGGCGGCGAGGTCGCGCACTATCTTGGACGGCATGGAGAGAGCCGCGTGGCGAAGGCTGTGCTGATCAGTGCGGTGCCGCCGTTGATGGTGAAGACCGCGGCCAATCCGGGGGGCCTTCCCAAGGAGGTTTTCGACGGATTCCAGGCGCAGCTCGCAGCAAACCGCTCGCAATTCTATCGCGACGTCGCGTCGGGCCCCTTCTATGGCTACAATCGGCCGGGCGCTAAACCCTCCGAGGCGGTCATCGAGAATTGGTGGCGCCAAGGAATGATGGGCGGCGCGAAGGCGCATTATGACGGCATCGTCGCCTTCTCTCAGACCGATTTCACTGATGATCTCAAGAGGATCACCGTGCCCGTGCTGGTGATGCACGGCGAAGACGATCAAATTGTGCCATTCGCCGACGCCGGTCCACTGTCAGCGAAGTTGCTGAAGAATGCCGAGACGAAGTTCTATCCTGGCTTCCCACATGGTATGCCAACAACAAATGCAGAGCAGATCAATGCAGACCTGCTGGCTTTCATCAAGAAGTAG
- a CDS encoding alpha/beta fold hydrolase produces MLFFRQRGYRVIAHDRRGHGCSSQPWDGHEMDTYADDLAALFETLDLKNATLVGHSAGGISPACRRRHGKGRISSLIAVPSRTRMSYRP; encoded by the coding sequence TTGTTGTTCTTCAGACAACGCGGATATCGTGTGATTGCTCACGACCGCCGCGGTCATGGATGTTCAAGCCAGCCGTGGGACGGCCATGAGATGGATACATATGCCGACGATCTCGCGGCACTCTTCGAAACGTTGGACCTGAAAAATGCAACTCTCGTCGGACACTCAGCGGGAGGAATATCTCCGGCGTGCCGACGCCGCCACGGAAAAGGACGGATTTCATCGTTGATCGCTGTTCCATCGCGCACGAGAATGTCGTACCGTCCGTAA
- a CDS encoding Nramp family divalent metal transporter has translation MHQPPPDTPLQSKLPVKLPHGLQRFLGELGPGLITGAADDDPSGISTYSVAGASYGYATLWTALLSFPLMAAVQLMCARLGMVTGCGLASVIRTHYPRWILWFACTLVVVANVFNIGADLGGMADAMQMVTGIRSYFWTPFLAVVITGLLFWTSYRRMAQIFKWLTLVLFAYVITAFLARPDWAAVARATFIPHMEWNKNYIAILVGILGTTISPYLFFWQAAQEVEEDRDHGKMTVAQRRGSTNKELRIARRDVITGMSLSNLIMYFLILTTAATLHANGTKNIETAKQAAEALRPLAGKGAYWLFTLGIIGTGMLAVPVLAGSSAYAIAEGSKWRSASLNLKPPLARKFYAVIAIAIFLGLTFNFAKLNAVKMLFWSAVLNGLLAPPLVIMVVLLTSDRRVMGNRVNSFGTRALGWMCALIMSVAALALLISLG, from the coding sequence GTGCACCAACCACCGCCTGATACGCCGTTGCAATCCAAATTGCCAGTTAAGCTACCTCATGGCCTGCAACGATTTTTGGGAGAACTCGGTCCGGGGTTAATCACCGGCGCTGCGGATGATGACCCGTCCGGCATCTCGACCTACTCTGTCGCGGGCGCGTCCTACGGATATGCAACACTGTGGACAGCTCTCTTGTCTTTTCCCCTGATGGCTGCCGTCCAGCTGATGTGTGCTCGACTGGGCATGGTGACAGGATGCGGACTCGCGAGCGTGATACGCACTCATTATCCGCGCTGGATTTTGTGGTTTGCCTGCACCCTCGTTGTTGTCGCGAATGTCTTCAACATCGGTGCCGACCTCGGCGGTATGGCCGATGCAATGCAGATGGTTACCGGCATCCGTTCATATTTCTGGACTCCGTTTTTAGCAGTAGTCATTACTGGTCTTTTATTTTGGACTTCTTACCGGCGAATGGCCCAGATCTTCAAGTGGCTCACTCTTGTGCTGTTTGCTTATGTGATTACTGCATTCCTGGCTCGCCCTGATTGGGCCGCTGTGGCCCGAGCGACTTTTATTCCACATATGGAGTGGAACAAGAATTACATCGCTATTTTAGTGGGCATCCTGGGAACAACGATTTCGCCATACCTATTTTTCTGGCAGGCAGCGCAGGAGGTTGAGGAGGATCGCGACCATGGCAAAATGACCGTTGCCCAGAGGCGCGGTTCGACGAATAAAGAACTTCGGATTGCAAGAAGAGACGTGATCACGGGAATGTCGCTTTCCAACCTGATCATGTATTTTTTAATCCTGACGACCGCCGCAACCCTGCACGCAAATGGCACAAAGAATATCGAGACGGCAAAGCAAGCGGCCGAGGCGCTCCGTCCACTCGCGGGCAAAGGAGCCTATTGGCTGTTCACCTTGGGCATCATTGGCACCGGCATGCTAGCCGTGCCAGTTCTGGCGGGCTCCTCGGCGTATGCGATCGCGGAAGGATCAAAGTGGAGATCAGCCTCCCTCAATTTAAAGCCTCCGTTGGCTCGCAAATTCTATGCCGTGATTGCGATCGCTATATTTCTTGGGCTCACATTTAATTTTGCCAAACTCAATGCCGTGAAAATGCTGTTCTGGTCCGCCGTATTAAATGGCTTGCTCGCTCCACCTCTAGTGATCATGGTCGTGTTGCTGACCAGCGATCGAAGGGTGATGGGAAATCGTGTCAATTCCTTTGGCACGCGAGCATTGGGGTGGATGTGCGCGCTGATTATGAGCGTTGCGGCCCTCGCCCTGTTGATATCCCTTGGCTGA
- a CDS encoding chemotaxis protein CheB, producing the protein MTPSKRNNTASKRGAPLRPKRAREAEAPEEPYRKSTFPIVGIGASAGGLEAFTSLLKALSPDLGMAFIFVPHLDPSRESAFTQILARATSMPVLTASDGLAVEANHIYVIPPNRDLRISDATLHVDSRGEPRSFNTTIDIFFRSLAADQGSNAIGVILSGTASDGTLGLTAIKGEGGITFAQDAGTAKYDGMPASAIAAECVDFVLPPEGIAMELARIRQHPYVAGAHMEHVDAGDKGLDTYLSQVFRLLRRATKVDFSEYKPPTIGRRIQRRMALHKIEKISEYLTLLHRDRIELTALYQDLLINVTSFFRNPEAFDILKQVVYPAVLQARNSTPAPIRIWVPGCSTGEETYSHAMSLVEFLGEERTEVPIQIFGTDLSESAIQRARAGVYKESIEADVNPMRLRRFFHKSDGGYQISKTIRDLCIFSTQNVFSDPPFSRMDLVSCRNVMIYLSQTLQKRVIPIFHYALNPTGFLMIGSTEGLLGAGSELFEMADKKQKIYRKKMVSTPVTFGFSIGQSESKIGGAENQPPPAKVPDTSKAPIELQREADRLLLARYTPPAVVINDQLEILQSRGRTGSFLELPTGKASLNLLKMARPGLLFELQNAVEEARKSGVEAKRQNVTTESNGSAKQITVRVIPFKAPIQDRQSFLVVFEHASPETQQLTATETRTLTETEQSERDKQTAQLKQELAATKEYLQSIIETQEATNEELQSANEEVQSGNEELQSTNEELQTSKEELESANEELHTVNEEMQHRNELLAQLNNDLTNLLNSVNLPMVMVGADLSVRRFTPQATATLGLMTSDVGRPIPRLKLKIDVANLEQMMLDVIQEVQPRQYEVQDQEGRWCSLRITPYRTLDNRVDGVVLSVVDKTAFNDLPHADPSKTVRQSPTNKTSRVRKPKKST; encoded by the coding sequence ATGACTCCATCGAAGAGAAACAACACGGCGAGTAAGCGCGGTGCGCCCTTGCGCCCGAAGCGAGCCCGGGAAGCTGAGGCGCCGGAAGAACCGTATCGCAAGAGCACCTTTCCCATTGTAGGCATAGGCGCATCCGCCGGCGGCCTTGAGGCTTTTACCAGCCTGCTGAAGGCGCTCTCGCCCGACCTGGGGATGGCCTTTATTTTTGTGCCGCATCTCGACCCCTCCCGCGAGAGCGCCTTTACCCAGATCCTGGCCCGCGCCACGTCAATGCCGGTCCTTACTGCAAGCGATGGTCTGGCAGTGGAGGCGAATCATATCTATGTGATTCCTCCTAATCGTGATCTCAGAATCTCCGACGCAACATTGCACGTTGATAGCCGCGGAGAACCACGATCCTTTAACACGACGATCGATATATTTTTTCGCTCTCTTGCAGCCGATCAGGGCAGCAACGCGATTGGGGTAATTCTGTCGGGAACGGCCTCAGATGGAACATTGGGCTTGACTGCCATCAAGGGAGAAGGCGGCATTACCTTCGCCCAGGACGCCGGCACAGCAAAGTACGACGGGATGCCGGCAAGCGCCATTGCTGCGGAATGTGTGGATTTTGTGTTGCCGCCTGAAGGTATCGCCATGGAGTTAGCCCGCATACGTCAACATCCGTATGTCGCAGGCGCGCACATGGAGCACGTGGATGCCGGCGACAAAGGGCTGGATACCTATTTGTCACAAGTATTTCGGCTGTTGCGTAGAGCCACTAAGGTCGATTTCTCCGAATACAAGCCGCCGACGATCGGCCGCCGCATTCAGCGTCGGATGGCCTTGCACAAGATCGAAAAGATAAGCGAATATCTGACTTTATTGCATCGTGATCGCATTGAGTTAACTGCCCTCTATCAGGATCTTCTGATTAACGTCACCAGCTTCTTCCGTAACCCTGAAGCATTTGACATTCTCAAGCAAGTTGTCTATCCGGCAGTGCTCCAGGCCCGAAACTCTACTCCTGCCCCTATTCGGATCTGGGTGCCTGGATGCTCGACTGGTGAAGAAACATATTCTCACGCCATGTCGCTTGTCGAATTTCTGGGCGAAGAGCGGACAGAAGTTCCAATACAAATATTTGGTACGGATCTCAGTGAGAGCGCGATTCAACGCGCACGGGCAGGAGTTTATAAAGAAAGCATTGAAGCCGACGTAAATCCCATGCGGCTTCGGCGCTTCTTCCATAAATCTGACGGCGGATACCAGATTAGTAAGACAATCCGCGATCTTTGCATATTCTCCACGCAGAATGTATTCAGCGATCCTCCGTTCTCAAGAATGGATCTGGTAAGTTGTCGCAATGTGATGATCTATCTGAGTCAGACACTACAAAAAAGGGTGATTCCGATCTTCCATTACGCTCTAAATCCGACTGGATTTCTTATGATCGGCAGTACAGAAGGTCTTTTGGGCGCAGGTTCCGAGCTGTTCGAAATGGCTGACAAAAAGCAGAAAATCTATCGTAAGAAAATGGTATCTACCCCAGTCACGTTTGGTTTCTCGATTGGCCAATCAGAAAGTAAGATTGGAGGAGCCGAGAACCAACCGCCGCCTGCAAAAGTGCCTGACACTTCCAAAGCTCCGATTGAATTGCAGCGGGAAGCGGATCGTTTACTGCTGGCCAGATATACCCCTCCCGCTGTTGTGATCAACGATCAGCTTGAAATTTTGCAGAGCCGCGGACGGACCGGATCTTTCCTGGAATTGCCTACCGGAAAAGCGAGTCTAAACCTGCTGAAGATGGCCCGACCGGGACTTCTATTTGAACTGCAAAACGCTGTTGAAGAAGCACGAAAAAGTGGAGTCGAGGCAAAACGTCAGAATGTAACTACCGAGTCCAATGGAAGTGCGAAGCAGATCACGGTGCGGGTTATACCCTTCAAGGCTCCGATTCAGGACCGCCAAAGCTTCCTGGTGGTTTTCGAACATGCATCTCCCGAAACGCAACAATTGACAGCTACGGAAACGAGAACGCTAACGGAAACTGAGCAGTCAGAAAGAGACAAGCAAACCGCGCAGCTGAAACAGGAGCTGGCCGCGACCAAGGAATATTTGCAATCCATAATCGAGACGCAGGAAGCAACGAACGAGGAACTGCAGTCGGCAAACGAAGAGGTTCAATCAGGAAATGAAGAGCTGCAAAGCACCAATGAAGAATTGCAGACCTCGAAGGAGGAATTGGAGTCTGCTAACGAAGAATTGCACACGGTCAACGAGGAGATGCAGCACCGGAATGAACTGCTCGCCCAACTCAATAACGATCTGACTAACCTCCTAAATAGTGTCAACTTACCGATGGTCATGGTGGGAGCCGACCTAAGCGTTCGCCGGTTTACACCTCAGGCGACAGCAACCCTCGGATTGATGACGAGCGACGTGGGCAGACCCATACCTCGCCTTAAGCTGAAAATTGACGTTGCCAACCTGGAGCAGATGATGCTCGATGTTATTCAGGAAGTTCAACCTCGGCAATATGAGGTGCAAGATCAAGAGGGCCGTTGGTGCAGTCTGCGCATTACGCCATACAGAACCCTGGACAACCGCGTCGATGGTGTCGTTTTGAGCGTCGTCGACAAAACCGCTTTCAATGATCTCCCTCATGCTGATCCATCAAAAACCGTGAGGCAGTCGCCAACAAACAAAACCTCCCGTGTACGCAAACCAAAGAAAAGTACTTAA
- a CDS encoding response regulator, protein MAGRQPRILCLDDQPANLLVRKMLLEQFGCEVVTVLDAQSCLAAATHEPFDLALIDCHLGETVTGEDVARDLRVCVPGLVLVMLTGDPQIPESAKKSVDAVLIKGSTNPEDLLRTMQELLPDCAIRQPRQTLVRELFPTANPEF, encoded by the coding sequence ATGGCCGGAAGGCAGCCTCGGATACTTTGCCTCGACGACCAACCGGCAAATCTTCTCGTTCGCAAGATGCTGCTGGAGCAGTTCGGCTGCGAGGTCGTCACAGTGCTCGACGCGCAATCCTGCCTTGCTGCCGCAACGCATGAACCATTCGATCTCGCCCTGATCGACTGTCATCTTGGTGAAACAGTTACAGGTGAAGATGTGGCGCGGGATCTTCGAGTATGTGTGCCAGGCCTCGTGCTTGTGATGCTCACAGGTGACCCGCAAATTCCAGAAAGCGCGAAAAAAAGCGTCGACGCGGTGCTGATAAAGGGCTCAACCAACCCTGAGGATTTGCTGAGAACGATGCAAGAGCTTCTGCCGGACTGTGCTATCAGACAGCCTCGTCAAACATTGGTTCGAGAACTATTTCCCACAGCGAACCCGGAATTCTAA
- a CDS encoding chemotaxis protein CheB, whose product MANRDLVVIGASAGGIEALQQLLGTLPADLDAAVLIVLHTSNHAGSLLPQIMQHASKLPVIHPEDRTRIEKGMIYIAPPDRHMIVEGSLLRVIQGPRENLHRPAIDPLFRSAASSFGRRVIGVVLTGSLDDGTAGLMVIRARGGEAIVQDPESAMFSSMPRCALEQVPDAQVLSLPEIPVELLRLTREIIPEETAADRVQDIQPIQETKIAEFDMSEIENDGRPGHPSAFACPDCGGVLWEIENSGFLRFRCRVGHAFTARHLGAEQRHAVETALWSALRALEESASLYRRMADRATGDNHDETAEQFEERASDITENARVLRDFLIRVNEANEERFAMEES is encoded by the coding sequence ATGGCGAACCGCGACTTGGTAGTGATCGGCGCGTCGGCAGGCGGAATTGAGGCTTTGCAGCAACTTCTCGGCACCCTCCCGGCTGATTTAGATGCAGCTGTTTTAATTGTGTTGCACACCTCAAACCACGCCGGCAGCCTGCTTCCACAAATCATGCAGCACGCCAGCAAACTGCCGGTCATTCATCCGGAAGACCGGACTCGCATTGAAAAAGGGATGATTTATATTGCTCCTCCAGACCGCCACATGATTGTTGAAGGCAGTCTGCTGAGGGTCATTCAGGGGCCGCGTGAGAACCTTCATCGGCCGGCTATCGATCCTCTATTCCGCTCCGCCGCATCGTCCTTTGGACGGAGGGTTATCGGCGTCGTCCTGACTGGTTCCCTGGACGATGGAACTGCGGGATTGATGGTCATCCGCGCTCGTGGCGGCGAAGCCATTGTGCAGGATCCGGAGAGTGCCATGTTTTCATCGATGCCGCGATGTGCGTTGGAGCAGGTTCCCGACGCTCAGGTATTGTCACTTCCCGAAATTCCGGTTGAGCTGCTGCGCCTTACGCGCGAAATCATACCGGAAGAGACAGCCGCTGATCGTGTGCAGGATATTCAACCAATCCAGGAGACTAAAATTGCGGAGTTCGATATGTCTGAAATCGAGAATGACGGTCGTCCCGGCCATCCCTCCGCCTTTGCGTGCCCCGATTGCGGGGGCGTGCTTTGGGAAATCGAAAACAGCGGCTTTTTGCGCTTTCGTTGCCGGGTCGGTCATGCCTTCACGGCCCGCCATCTGGGAGCGGAACAGCGTCACGCCGTAGAGACAGCCCTTTGGTCCGCTCTTCGAGCATTGGAGGAGAGTGCTTCGCTGTATCGCCGCATGGCGGATCGCGCCACGGGTGATAACCATGACGAAACAGCCGAACAGTTCGAGGAACGCGCCTCCGATATCACGGAAAATGCAAGAGTCTTGAGAGACTTCCTGATTCGCGTCAATGAGGCCAACGAAGAGAGGTTTGCCATGGAGGAGTCCTGA